The genomic region tgatgaattttgtagaaattgtgattgattactatctacatatcacctcacatgtatctcaagtttttgctagttgcacacactataCAAGTTACTCTTTATTAAACTTGGTACATGATATTAtgtgtgaatttggtttggccatccaagattatgtattctatggtgtttgatgcaaaatatggttAAGGGTTggcaaaatttgtgtttttgatgattaaaaactttcttttgaAAATCTGGGTTGAATTctagtgtttttgaaaaacttttaatcttaTACTCAtccatttcattcatgaaacactatgctttgaggagtttctgcattacaatgctctgtttttcaaaaatttgattttttcagattttcgatcgatcaaaactgtctctcgaccgatcgaaattgctataaaaattttggtttgaatttgcCTAGCTCAATTGATattcgatcgatgctcgattgattaaaactgaaatttttcaatttctaaatttttgaccaaactgttttttttatgcatcatttgtgtttaggattcacatgcattgcattgttttttATATCCATCTTGCAAttttgcagtcatatctctcattattttcacacataacagcatacactttgctaaatagGGTACttaacttgatttaaaaattgtttgattaatttttgagtcctttgtacattttagtatatgctatttttatgtgtgaactacaaaaaaatatttttcttaagagatatggTGGATAATCAatatgcaaatattttctctactcatgcaactgtttatgggtcacatagtgtcaagtttgcatttattgaaagagagaatatttttcttcaagggaatcctcaatttttttaagttaggtttgtgtgtttttaatttccccacctcctaaattttccccaaaattgttttcctaaaacatgttttgtttttcctatttttatagggggagaaatCTGTTTTTAAAACCTAAGGGGAGTTGTTGCTCTTCCTTTGTTTCCTTGATTCCCTATTTTCTCTTGACTTTTGTTGCGTATGTTTTCTATTTACTCTTTGTTTGAGTTGTCTTTGTCAacacgtgacaaaaagggggagaaatagatAAAATGTGAGATCTTGTTTAGGGAGAGATaatattgtttttgaaaggggggggggaatataaaaactttttgatgtatctaacttagtgGGAGAGTtataatttacttttgtttttatattctgTTTCATATTATTGTTTATATGTCTTTCTTTCCACACATGTAGAGATGTgttttttgagtgttttcagGAAAGACAGGTACATTCTGATCAAGACCTTCTACATTCTTATTGCAAATTCTAGGTTAGGAGTCATAGATTGGGATTTGTGATGTAATTGgacattttattgtattgggttgttcttgtatttgagcatttcattttatatgaaagttttgtcacgaattgccaaaagggagatttttaggttctaaaagtttagaacaattggaaAATCGTGAACAcacaagaacatacaagctACAGAAAGAAGATTTCAGAAACTGCCTGGTTCGATCAATTGAAAGACaggctcgaccgatcgaaagtcgtatctgcagaattttaattaagcccaaacagCAATTCAAGCTCGGTAAGGATTAGGGTTAtagatctacttctcccactatataaagaaaaccctaagcacgtttttaaaggcttctaagagagagaagagtgtgcctctttttgtatctagggtttgtacccaaaagctttCTAAAGTCTTTTTGTTATGCTCTTTATGTTGTGTGtatgaatctcttgtgagatctagagggttatcaagatctagattgatgttaagagcttggtgatcaattcagttgcagattcaagagcttaaagatatacaagcgggagtgcttgtgcttgctgagaatttaagaaagaagtagtctatGGACTTAGAGctatcacgtggtcgtggtagtaagtttcctactcaaggtagcaataggatgttagtggtctaagttgctattgtataaatttcaattctttcatagtgacttcatttttaccttaaggatagctaggttaaatcctccccaggttttttaccggtttggttttcttgcgtcatcatatcattgtgttctttatattttcgctgctttatatgatatgatttatatgtgttaacctagatctgcatactTTACCTAAGTTAaacacttggctaaataactaggttaatttggttttgttttaagggatctaaaaatgtacaagccgcataagagaaaatagagaaaagagaggCAGTCAGCTTCTAATCTTATTGTTTATGTGAGAGAGTTCTAGGGTGTAATTGCGATTTTGGTTTCTTGAGAGTGTTCTTGTGCATTATTGTATCTCCctatttttatagtgaaatttttCCGTCGTCGCCATGGAGGTAGGCAGTTTGTCGAaccaagtaattttttttgttctttgtgtgTGCTTGTTATTTAATTTCCGCTTATTTACTGTTATTGATTTAAGTCCTGGGGTGCTATCTACACAACATACAGGTTACCCAACTCTGTCAATGTTGTATGCAATCCACAAccattgtttatggttttatcCTTCTACTAGTATCTCCAAGCCATAGGTTACCTAACTCTATTCGTTTTGTCCTTCTACTTGGTTATATGGTTTTTAGTTTTGTCCTTTTACTAGGCTTATTTGCAACTCATTTGTCTATAGTTTCATTTGCAGATGTCGACATCAATCACTGCAACAAACTTGAgttttttctacattttttttttttatctacagTTACTAAAATATGTTAATAAAACCCCTAAGTTTCTACGGTTGTACTCAACTGTTGATCAAAATAAGGAAATTAACCATACTTATTTCCACAGTTGGCACAACTGTTGAaataagtgtaaaaaaaaattgaataaaagttTTATCCATAGGCTTGACGAATATAGAAGATAAACTACATCTTTTATCTATGGTTGTCAGTGttgaaaattagaaacattGAACTTATATAAtgctaaagaacaaatcaaagtTTTATAGATAGTTCTCatagtttctcattttctctcttgtAGCTCAAATCTCTCTCACACAAAACTTAGAAATTTCAAAGCTAATTCCATAGCTCTCAATCATGGAAATTTCGAAGCTCTAGGTCTTGGCAATTGGATAGCTGTTGGTCTCTCAATGCGGTGGCTCTATCTCATCGTCGCTCACAAAATCGAAGTCGAAGTCTTCCATCAACTCCTCAATGCTTCGCCTACCTCATCTAATCTTCCCCAAATTTCTAGGGTTTCGAGCTCAATCGCCACTGTGACACGAAGATCATTTTGCCTAATTTGTCTCGATTCTTCAATGGAGGAAAATCGGTGTGTTTTCatgttttgtttataaattGTAATGTTTGGTTCCTAGGAAAATTTTAGGGTGAATATTTAAATTCTCCCTCACTTCCTCTCTCTCCCCAAACCCCCAAggttccctctctctctctctctctctctctctccctcttcctgTGTATATGCCTATGTATAGgtttttgtatctttcttagatgGCTTTGTGTTTTGTTTCAGAGTCTACTACAAAGGATGGTCAAGCTAATAAAGTAAGTGTCTTGGGGTGTGCTTTGCGGCTTGTTTTTGTTCCCATCAAATGTTCTTTGATAatgaattttgttaatttttatgaaataattcTTGAGATTGAATATGTAGAAGGGTCTTACCATTTAATTATCAGCATAAGTGCAATATATGGTACCGAGCATTGAGAATGAAACtgacttgcattttttttatactgacttgcattttttataatagatacTCTGTCAGTTGTTGGCTGAATCACGAATTCATGTTTCCAATCTCAAAGATGGTTGTAGAATGTAAACTTTGTATCTTGAGTTGGATGATGGTTCAAGCTGTGAGAGATTTATGATAAGTTTTTGTTTAGAAAACACGGGTGTGATACTTCCCTTGAAAGCTAAATCCTTTTTAGGCACTTTATTAATCCTTGGAAGCTTCATTGCTTATGCAAGAATCTGAAAACCCATTATGAATAGCAAGTTATTGATGACTGACTATCTATTTTGAGTTGTTATTGTACAATCAATGGATGATTGActtgttctttttattattattatagggaCCCCGTTATTcattccctaagcccctagtaGTTTTCCTATCAACTCTAATTCATCTTATCAAGCTTTTAGTTCTTTAGAACAAATCAGATTTTGTCTTGATTAGTTATGTTTGATAAATTTACAGAAACCCCGTCCAAAGGATAGATTTGACTCAAGAACTAATGCGATGAATGATGGAGGTAGCAGGTGAGATTGAACTTATTAATGTAATTGTTCTAGCAGTTTTTTCACAATTTGTGGGATTGAAAGCTAGAACGTGTGTGAGTTCAAATTACAAGTGTTTGGTAAGTTCATTTGCCTTTTAATTTGTGTTATGTCTCTTTGCCATATTCACATGAAGTGGGTTTTGATGTTGTGATTGCATTTAAGTAGGTATTAGCTTGTTTTAGTTTTCATTTCTTGAATGTGCATTGTagctataaatatatttaaacacaATCAACAACTCTAGCATAGGTAGTTCTATAAATGGTCTTACCAATACCAAAACCAAAGAATTtggataagaaaagaagaacaaggAGAAATTCCTTAACAATTCTCTGTCAATTTGCCACTTAGCACCTTTTACTTTCTATGAGAATTTAGAAGAAAGGGGTTTTCAATGGCTTCAGTGCTGAGTAGAAGCCTAGCTACTGCATCTCTTGCTTCACTTCCCTCAACCTCCTCATTTTTACTGAGAAACAGCAATAAGAACAGGGTTTTAAATCTCACAACTGCCTTTGTGCCACAAAATGGTCTCAGAAAGTGCTTTTCTTCTTCTGGGTTGAAGTGGAAGTATGAGAGAAGAAACCACCAGTTTGCATTGTGGTGCGAGGCTGCCGTTGTGGCCGAGAAAGAGGCAGCTGACACTCCCTGTGAGAATTTTGAGTACCAAGCTGAGGTCTGTCTCTTTTCCATTTTCCCTTTCAATTTCGTATATCCTCTTTGCTTGTTTTTGACTGAATAACATATATAGTATAGGGATATCAAAGTTTCAAAAGTAGAGTCTTTTATTCTTACTGCTACAACTCTATCCAATAACTTCCACTTATTATTTCTTCTTACCAATATAATTGATCTTTTTGCactcaaattttgtttcttcttatccttcttttaaaaaaaatgaatatcaaAATTCGATTTTTTGaatatcaaaatgaattattaatattttggtcATATATTGCATATATCAAGTTTTAGCAATGTGCCAAGTGATGACAGTGATTGTATTGTTAGTTGTTATGGAAGAATGACATTTTGGTCATGTATTGCATATATCAAGTTTGGCAATGTGCCAggtgattgttttttattttttatttttttaatgggtgtACTATTAGTTGTTATGGAATAATGAATATCATTTTGGTCATATATTGCATATATCAGGTTTTGGCAATGTGCCAAGTAATGACAGAGTGGTTGTGTTGTTAACTGTTATGGaagaattattaatattttggtcATAGCATATATCAAGTTTTGGCAATGTGCCAGGTAACAATGATTGTTTTTTTAGTTGTTATGGAAGAATGATTAACATTTTAGTCATATATTGCATATATCAGTTTTTGGCAATGTGTCAGGTAATGATAGAGCGGCTGTGTTGAGCAAGTAAAtcaaataaacaagaaaatgattttgaAGCCCTTATCAACAAACCATTacattttttgtatttgatctattttttcttttaaacataTTGCAAACACCCACTTTTACAATGGCATAGCTTCTTCTGCAGACCAACTATGGTACAACTTCTTCTACAGTACTGCAAAAATGTCAAATGGACACAATACAAAATTAGTAATTACAAATTAGATTGACTATCTCTGTTTCTCTGATATCAATTTTGAATACAATTAGATTGACTACCTCTGTGATAAGTACCTATCAAAGAAAGCACACAAAATATCAATTTTGGAGATATTGAATTGAATATTTTTCAGGTGTGTTGAAGGGTGTTAAAACAGTGTTTACCATCAGATTaacttataaaagaaaagtgCTGGATAAAGTAAACTATTGAAAGGAACTTTGACCTCAATCACGTTATATatgcatataagcatataattcAGTCACGCTATATATGAATACAATGTATAATTCAAGCTGTCCCTGAGCTTGCTAGGAGCCCGATGGctaagggcttgtttggtttaGAAGTGTTTTGAGTGATATGATCCAAAACTCATAATTGAGTTACCAAAAACCATGGGATCCacacttttttttgttatatgaCGCATGATATTAACTAAGGAATAACAAGTCTATTACAAACATGGCTAGCTTTGTTCATGGCCTGCAAATCAACCACCACAAGCGGTGGGTTATACAAAAAGAGATGGTTTGAAGTAAGCTCAGCCTCCATCCTAGCTAATCTGTCAGTACAGCTATTAGCTTCTCGATATACATGTTTCATAGAGCAGTTAGGGTACAACTTCATTAGGTTCCTGCAATTAGACAAGAGGGTTCTAAGTTAAGATTTACAATGGACAGTTTAGTGATAAGGTATACAAGAAATTCAGCATCTAGATCTACACAAATATTCTCTATTCCCAATTGCTTGGCCATAACGAGGCCTTCCCTAAACGCCCAAAGCTTCGCCATGATACTGGAGATATTCCCAAACTTCTTCACAAACCTAGCAACCCAGTCCCTTGCACTGTTCCAAAGGATACCGCCTCCTCCGGCCTTCTTAGGATTCCCATAAACGGATTTGTCCGTATTCAATTTTACCCATCCCTCTTCGGGCTTGCTCCATTTCACCTGAATCTGGATTCTATTCGGCTTAATCAGACTATTTGGCAATATAGCATAGAACTCAGCACTTATCTTAATGCAGAGGGCACACGTACCGATCTCCGTACTCTTGGCTTGGAAAACAACCTCGTTTCGTTGAAGCCAAATGATTCTAATGGTTTGGGGAAACAGGATTTTCCAAGGAATGAGGGGTCTAGGGAAGAAATCAGCAGAACTACAATATGTCTCTAACCAGTCTACTAAGGGAAGACTAAAAAATTCCAGATTTGCCTCACCTATGCCCAGGTCATGCCAAACTCTCCTCGCCATCCCACAGTCTCGAAGGGTGTGAAGGATAGTTTCTGGAGCCAAACCACACaactcacaactcacaagtcGTATCAAGGTTAAAACCTCTTGAACCAAGAACTTCCCGGGTGGAGATGCTGCGATGAACACAGCTAGAGGAAAAATTTGATTCTTGGCGACGTACTGGATTTTCACACCCATTGGCTGGGATTAATCTCAAGGTTCAGTAAGTTTAAACCTTTAGCGATAAGATAAGTTGATTTAAGAGAAAATGATCCAAATAACAAGGACGTCCTCTTGATTTGGGTTAACATTGACTGAAATGCCTTGAATTTCTTGTGAAATGCTCTCAGGGAGATTAAAGGATATGAAACTCCTATTGTCCAGCAACATCTTCACTGATAGTTTGTCCTCTTCTTCAGCAAGATGCCTTTCAATCCGGTGCCGAAGGGGACCAGAAGGAAGCCAAAAATCATCCCAAGCACTCACCTTTTCACCGTTAGCATTAGACCACAAAGCATAAGAGTTATTATCGTACTAAaagtaggaatggcaacgggtcgggttcgggccgggtttttgcatacccggacccgacccgcgggccaagacccaaaacccggacccgacccgaatAATAATCGGGTTTTTTTCTCGGGGCCCAGACCCGCCCCGCCGGGCCCCGCGGGCCCCACGGGGCCCGTTTAACTTATTGGGCCCAAATTTGGcccaaccaaaaacaaaaaaaattttgaagcccATCAATCTCACGTGTTACCCATTA from Castanea sativa cultivar Marrone di Chiusa Pesio chromosome 11, ASM4071231v1 harbors:
- the LOC142617986 gene encoding uncharacterized protein LOC142617986 isoform X3; the protein is MNDGGSRKCFSSSGLKWKYERRNHQFALWCEAAVVAEKEAADTPCENFEYQAEDIKNNQFHPSLLQGLYFWMVAEFYTIMFVPYGIRAGSVTPCGLEDTIPQSRP
- the LOC142617986 gene encoding heat shock protein 90-5, chloroplastic-like isoform X2; the protein is MASVLSRSLATASLASLPSTSSFLLRNSNKNRVLNLTTAFVPQNGLRKCFSSSGLKWKYERRNHQFALWCEAAVVAEKEAADTPCENFEYQAENGLSERPCRMALLTKHLLQT
- the LOC142617986 gene encoding heat shock protein 90-5, chloroplastic-like isoform X1, with protein sequence MASVLSRSLATASLASLPSTSSFLLRNSNKNRVLNLTTAFVPQNGLRKCFSSSGLKWKYERRNHQFALWCEAAVVAEKEAADTPCENFEYQAEDIKNNQFHPSLLQGLYFWMVAEFYTIMFVPYGIRAGSVTPCGLEDTIPQSRP